A stretch of the Capsicum annuum cultivar UCD-10X-F1 chromosome 10, UCD10Xv1.1, whole genome shotgun sequence genome encodes the following:
- the LOC107845937 gene encoding non-specific lipid-transfer protein 2: protein MEMVGKMACFMLLCIVVVAPSAEALSCSQVTSGLAPCLPYLQGRGPLGGCCSGVKDLLTATKTPADRKTACTCMKSAANSIKGIDAGKAASIPATCGVNIPYKISPSTDCSTVQ from the exons ATGGAAATGGTTGGCAAAATGGCATGCTTTATGCTTTTGTGCATCGTGGTGGTTGCACCCTCTGCAGAGGCACTTAGCTGCAGCCAGGTTACATCTGGCTTGGCTCCTTGCCTCCCTTATCTGCAGGGCCGCGGGCCTCTCGGAGGCTGTTGTAGTGGAGTTAAGGATCTGCTGACTGCTACCAAGACCCCAGCAGACAGAAAGACAGCATGTACTTGCATGAAATCAGCAGCTAATTCGATTAAGGGCATTGATGCAGGCAAAGCCGCTAGTATCCCTGCTACTTGTGGTGTTAACATCCCATACAAGATCAGTCCCTCCACTGACTGCTCCAC GGTCCAGTAG